Proteins co-encoded in one Prosthecobacter algae genomic window:
- a CDS encoding PEP-CTERM sorting domain-containing protein (PEP-CTERM proteins occur, often in large numbers, in the proteomes of bacteria that also encode an exosortase, a predicted intramembrane cysteine proteinase. The presence of a PEP-CTERM domain at a protein's C-terminus predicts cleavage within the sorting domain, followed by covalent anchoring to some some component of the (usually Gram-negative) cell surface. Many PEP-CTERM proteins exhibit an unusual sequence composition that includes large numbers of potential glycosylation sites. Expression of one such protein has been shown restore the ability of a bacterium to form floc, a type of biofilm.), which yields MKIRPSFHRFLAGLLVYVGLSLQAAAQTATWNGTGSGLWTETAKWSWTGTVPGTALPDAATSIILSNGGTISLKDSTQSILGLTMNNGRLEVTKESTAGILGVGGAIIFSSNAGTSSSILVDGLGSELNKTGTTQLHLGSSGTATMTVSNQGKVTSSGTIHVGLGNSAGVGTGILNVNTQGQLITTSTFILGYRGNGSMNVESGGFVKSPNGFIAGYGQDANRVQGTAAVKVSGTGSKWEVGILYVGHTGTGSMTVEDNGVVAGSSTAAIGFYNAGNATGATGPPPLTKYGTGTVTVKTSGQWQSTAVSIGTTGGTGTLNVASQGRVNVNGGTGTITVGSTGVMNIGGNPLLDAAPLAPGIVFAGAISGGGFFGTALNLYHSDFSGGYHLTKSGLSNGEHVALTSTLNLNVLSGSTTLIGANSLSGAITVGGLAETPARLVARHSQALGTGQITVKENGTLEIAPTLSMALMGTLSLEGGGALSLKVNPAGGEFAPRLNLSGWLDALVDEGEKITLYLSGGSAIENPELYDWTFLTAQQGIYADVTHLFEVVSDVPGFYVFQREDSLVLGMTSLVPEPGRLFLCGLGLSCLVLRRRRGGI from the coding sequence ATGAAAATCAGACCTTCTTTTCACCGATTCCTCGCGGGCCTTTTGGTCTATGTCGGCCTCAGTCTTCAGGCGGCGGCCCAAACGGCCACCTGGAATGGCACTGGCAGCGGACTATGGACGGAGACCGCCAAGTGGAGCTGGACTGGCACTGTGCCTGGTACCGCCCTGCCAGATGCGGCCACCTCCATCATTTTGAGCAATGGCGGTACGATCTCGCTCAAGGACAGCACGCAGTCGATTCTGGGATTGACCATGAACAATGGCCGTCTGGAAGTCACCAAGGAATCCACAGCCGGTATTTTGGGAGTGGGTGGGGCCATCATCTTTAGCAGTAATGCCGGGACGAGCAGTTCCATCCTGGTGGATGGCCTGGGCAGTGAGCTCAACAAAACGGGGACTACCCAGCTTCATCTGGGCAGCTCTGGCACGGCCACGATGACGGTGAGCAATCAGGGCAAAGTGACATCTTCAGGCACCATCCATGTGGGGCTGGGAAACAGCGCCGGTGTGGGCACGGGCATTTTGAATGTGAACACACAGGGCCAACTCATCACGACGAGCACCTTCATTCTCGGCTATCGGGGGAACGGCAGCATGAATGTGGAGTCAGGCGGTTTTGTGAAGTCGCCCAACGGGTTTATCGCTGGGTATGGGCAGGATGCGAACCGCGTGCAGGGCACCGCCGCCGTGAAGGTGAGCGGCACTGGCAGCAAGTGGGAGGTGGGCATCCTGTATGTGGGCCACACAGGCACGGGATCCATGACGGTGGAGGACAATGGCGTGGTAGCTGGCAGCAGCACCGCCGCGATCGGCTTTTACAATGCTGGCAATGCGACAGGGGCCACGGGCCCGCCGCCCCTGACGAAATATGGCACGGGAACGGTGACCGTGAAAACGAGTGGCCAATGGCAAAGCACCGCAGTGAGCATTGGGACAACCGGGGGCACTGGGACCCTGAATGTAGCCAGCCAGGGGCGAGTGAATGTGAATGGGGGGACTGGGACGATCACGGTCGGCAGCACAGGGGTGATGAACATCGGTGGCAATCCGCTGCTGGATGCCGCTCCACTGGCCCCTGGCATTGTGTTTGCCGGGGCCATCAGCGGCGGGGGATTCTTCGGCACAGCGCTGAACTTGTACCACAGCGACTTTTCCGGTGGCTATCACCTGACCAAGAGCGGTCTGTCCAATGGTGAGCATGTGGCGCTGACGAGTACGCTTAATCTCAATGTGCTGTCAGGAAGCACAACATTGATCGGTGCCAATTCCCTTTCTGGAGCCATCACGGTGGGTGGCCTGGCGGAGACCCCCGCCCGGCTGGTGGCGCGGCATTCGCAGGCACTGGGCACTGGCCAGATCACGGTTAAGGAAAACGGCACGCTGGAAATCGCCCCCACCCTGTCCATGGCCCTCATGGGCACCCTGTCCCTGGAGGGTGGCGGTGCTTTGTCCCTCAAGGTCAATCCTGCCGGTGGGGAGTTTGCACCTCGGCTCAATCTCTCAGGCTGGCTGGATGCCCTGGTGGATGAGGGAGAAAAGATCACCCTTTACCTCAGTGGTGGTTCGGCGATTGAAAATCCAGAGCTGTATGACTGGACCTTTCTGACCGCCCAGCAGGGCATCTATGCCGATGTGACCCATCTCTTTGAGGTGGTGTCGGATGTTCCTGGCTTCTATGTCTTCCAGCGGGAGGACAGCCTGGTGCTGGGGATGACGAGCCTCGTCCCGGAGCCCGGTCGTCTTTTCCTCTGTGGACTGGGACTGTCCTGCCTGGTGCTGCGTCGCCGTCGTGGGGGCATCTGA
- a CDS encoding cation:proton antiporter, with protein sequence MHHITFLQDLSVIMIIAAVVTILFRQMKQPVVLGYILAGVIIGPHTPPYALIEDKHTIETLSELGVIFLMFSLGLEFNLKKLTKVGATALIAASAEIVLMIWAGYHLGQAFGWSTMDSVFLGAILSISSTTIIIKALEEIGKTKERFAQMIFGTLIVEDILAILMIAMLSGFASTGSLGMGDIALTLGKLSTFLGVLLILGLILVPRLLNWVAKFKSNEMLLVTVVGLCFGVSLLAVKLGYSVALGAFLIGAIIAEARHIAHIETLMHPVRDLFSAVFFVSIGLLIDPKVLMIHWVAILIITVVVIVGKVLSCGLGTFVAGNDMKTSMRVGMGLSQIGEFSFIIAALGLTLKVTSDFLYPITVAVSALTTLSTPYLIRSSDSVVNGMTRAMPSGVMNVLDAYTTWVGKLGSGNGKKSPSMFLRKWGWQILLNVILIAGVFITAAFMKEHVEKAWPDAPGGYNGIKGMLWLGAMILSLPMLIAIVRKWQAFGMLVSEMSVTSDAARENTVPLRSIISNIVFIAGCAGLFLIILLLSSAILPSRNLLIVLALVLVVLTFLLWRTFVRVHTKAQFALYETLNEAPLPHHAPESHPLPSLLRHAELLSLTISPTSAAAGKVISELQLRTLTGASIVGIERNGENLINPGISEEVRIGDSVLLIGSTEQIEKAKTLME encoded by the coding sequence ATGCATCACATCACCTTTCTCCAGGACCTGTCCGTCATCATGATCATCGCGGCGGTGGTCACCATCCTGTTCCGCCAGATGAAGCAGCCCGTAGTTCTGGGCTACATTCTTGCCGGGGTCATCATCGGTCCGCATACACCGCCGTATGCCCTGATTGAAGACAAGCACACCATCGAAACCCTGTCTGAACTGGGGGTTATCTTTCTGATGTTTTCCCTGGGCCTTGAGTTCAACCTGAAGAAGCTCACCAAGGTCGGTGCCACAGCCCTCATCGCCGCCTCGGCGGAGATCGTGCTGATGATCTGGGCGGGATACCACCTGGGGCAGGCCTTTGGCTGGAGCACCATGGACAGCGTGTTCCTCGGGGCCATCCTTTCCATCTCCTCCACCACCATCATCATCAAGGCCCTGGAAGAGATCGGCAAAACCAAGGAGCGCTTTGCCCAGATGATCTTCGGCACCCTCATTGTGGAAGACATCCTCGCCATCCTGATGATCGCGATGCTCTCCGGCTTTGCTTCCACTGGCTCCCTGGGCATGGGGGATATTGCCCTCACCCTTGGCAAGCTCTCGACATTCTTGGGTGTGCTTCTGATTTTGGGCCTCATCCTGGTGCCGCGGCTGCTGAACTGGGTGGCCAAGTTTAAGAGCAACGAGATGCTGCTGGTGACGGTGGTCGGTCTTTGTTTTGGCGTGTCACTCCTGGCCGTCAAGCTGGGCTACAGCGTGGCACTGGGGGCCTTCCTCATTGGTGCCATCATTGCCGAAGCCCGGCACATTGCGCACATTGAGACGCTCATGCATCCGGTGCGTGACCTGTTCAGCGCCGTGTTTTTTGTGTCCATCGGCCTGCTCATTGATCCCAAAGTGCTCATGATTCATTGGGTGGCCATTCTCATCATCACGGTCGTCGTCATCGTGGGCAAGGTGCTCTCCTGCGGCCTGGGCACCTTCGTGGCAGGCAATGACATGAAGACCTCCATGCGGGTGGGCATGGGCCTGTCGCAGATCGGTGAATTTTCCTTCATCATCGCAGCACTGGGTCTGACGCTAAAAGTCACCAGCGATTTCCTCTACCCCATCACGGTGGCCGTTTCAGCCCTCACCACCCTTTCCACCCCCTACCTCATCCGCAGCTCTGACAGTGTGGTCAATGGCATGACTCGCGCCATGCCCAGCGGGGTCATGAACGTTCTGGATGCCTACACCACTTGGGTGGGCAAGCTGGGCAGCGGCAATGGGAAAAAATCTCCCTCCATGTTTCTGCGCAAATGGGGCTGGCAGATCCTGCTCAATGTCATTCTCATCGCCGGCGTCTTCATCACGGCCGCCTTCATGAAAGAGCATGTGGAGAAAGCCTGGCCCGATGCTCCTGGCGGCTACAATGGGATCAAGGGCATGCTTTGGCTGGGAGCCATGATCCTGAGCCTGCCCATGCTCATCGCCATCGTCCGCAAGTGGCAGGCCTTTGGCATGCTCGTCAGCGAAATGAGCGTCACCAGTGATGCTGCCAGGGAAAACACCGTGCCGTTGCGGAGCATTATCTCCAACATCGTTTTTATCGCCGGCTGTGCGGGCCTCTTCCTCATCATTCTCCTGCTCAGTTCAGCCATCCTGCCCTCGCGAAATCTCCTCATTGTTCTCGCCTTGGTGCTGGTGGTTTTGACCTTCCTCCTCTGGCGGACTTTCGTGCGGGTGCATACCAAGGCCCAGTTTGCTCTTTATGAAACGCTGAATGAGGCGCCGCTCCCGCATCATGCACCGGAGTCCCACCCCCTGCCCTCCCTGCTCCGCCATGCCGAACTGCTGTCACTGACGATCTCCCCCACCTCGGCTGCAGCGGGCAAGGTCATCTCCGAACTGCAACTCCGCACCCTCACCGGTGCGAGCATTGTCGGCATCGAGCGCAATGGCGAAAACCTCATCAACCCGGGCATCTCTGAAGAAGTCCGCATCGGTGATTCCGTGCTCCTCATCGGCAGCACGGAACAGATCGAAAAAGCCAAGACCCTGATGGAGTAG
- a CDS encoding PepSY-associated TM helix domain-containing protein, which produces MHLTFHRSIFWAHLISGILAGIVILSMAISGLLIAYEVQLMDWANRDLRVTPPTATATHLDIETLLAKVHETKPDLKPSGITWKADPALPVILSMGREGTYFANPYTGEFLGEGNHAWHDFFHAATDWHRFLTGTGLPREVGKAITGAGTLIFGILLASGIYLWWPRHWRWTNVRAVLLFNRKLKGRARDWNWHNVFGFWSAFPMLFIILTGLIMSYTWANNLLFRATGNEPPPPRTRQAGGPGAAPGGSMAQAGPRGEGGPRGEGGPRGEGRPQMASAPVSFTGLAPLLQQAREQTPGWASLSLRMPQKAGDPFPIMVDRGGRGQVHLRTMLNLDTAQQKVLPSPEDITRQNLGRRLRMYSRYLHTGELFGFLGQTLAALCSLSAALLVWTGFALAWRRFFGRKAKTSAI; this is translated from the coding sequence ATGCATCTCACGTTTCACCGTTCCATCTTCTGGGCCCACCTCATCAGCGGCATTCTTGCTGGCATCGTCATTCTGTCCATGGCCATCTCGGGCCTCCTCATCGCCTATGAAGTCCAGCTTATGGACTGGGCCAACCGAGACTTGCGAGTCACCCCGCCTACCGCCACTGCAACCCATCTCGACATCGAAACCCTACTGGCCAAGGTGCATGAAACCAAGCCGGATCTGAAGCCAAGCGGCATCACATGGAAGGCAGATCCTGCCCTGCCTGTCATCCTCAGCATGGGCCGCGAAGGCACCTATTTTGCCAATCCCTACACCGGCGAATTTCTGGGTGAAGGCAACCATGCGTGGCATGACTTTTTCCATGCTGCCACCGACTGGCACCGATTTCTCACCGGCACCGGCCTGCCACGTGAAGTGGGCAAGGCCATCACAGGCGCGGGCACCCTCATTTTTGGCATCCTGCTGGCCAGCGGCATTTACCTTTGGTGGCCTCGCCACTGGCGCTGGACCAACGTGCGCGCCGTTCTCCTCTTTAACCGCAAACTGAAAGGCCGCGCCCGTGATTGGAACTGGCACAACGTCTTCGGTTTCTGGAGCGCTTTTCCCATGCTCTTCATCATCCTCACCGGACTGATCATGTCCTACACCTGGGCCAACAACCTCCTCTTCCGCGCCACTGGAAATGAGCCACCGCCGCCCCGCACCCGCCAAGCAGGTGGCCCAGGCGCAGCCCCAGGCGGCAGCATGGCCCAAGCTGGCCCCCGTGGTGAAGGCGGCCCCCGTGGTGAAGGCGGCCCTCGTGGTGAAGGCAGACCCCAAATGGCCAGTGCCCCCGTTTCGTTCACCGGCCTTGCGCCACTTCTGCAGCAGGCGCGTGAACAAACTCCTGGTTGGGCCAGCCTCAGCCTGCGCATGCCTCAAAAAGCGGGCGACCCCTTCCCTATCATGGTGGATCGTGGCGGCCGGGGTCAGGTGCATCTGCGCACCATGCTGAATCTCGACACCGCCCAACAAAAAGTGCTACCAAGCCCCGAGGACATCACCCGGCAAAATCTGGGCCGCCGCCTGCGCATGTACTCACGTTATCTCCATACCGGCGAGCTCTTCGGTTTCTTGGGTCAAACCCTCGCCGCCCTCTGCAGCCTCTCCGCCGCCCTCCTCGTCTGGACCGGTTTCGCCCTGGCCTGGAGACGGTTCTTCGGACGGAAAGCGAAAACGTCTGCCATCTAA
- a CDS encoding phospholipase D-like domain-containing protein, protein MVCRQFLLFLLCLPALSSCVAVGFQRVSKNPPPVRSAAFATELAQVAQTPWTEGNAIQTLENGGNYYPAMLKAMREARKTITFESYVCVDSEPTRKFTQMFVDRARDGVRVHVILDAFGCSKYGEANLQAMREAGVELHLYRPMNVLLPWRFIHRTHRRVLVADGKVGYMGGAGWAYCWDSHAENVHRWRDTQYELRGPVVAQLQDNFNDNWEEMTRKRLAGPDYYPPLAAAGKLKAQMALGSPEKLGDTLGSTYLLAFRAAQKSIVIAHAYFIPNAPLMEALLDARKRGVQVQIVIPGKHIDFPASRSVNTRYLRTLLAAGAELHEFQPTMTHGKLVIVDGHLSIAGSTNLDQRSFFINDENNLNVLDDGFSARQREMVGRDLRRSKRLERKDLNLPLSRRLQGAFCRLFEYQM, encoded by the coding sequence ATGGTTTGCAGACAGTTCCTCCTCTTTCTTCTTTGCCTGCCCGCACTCAGTTCCTGTGTGGCCGTGGGTTTTCAGCGTGTGTCGAAAAATCCGCCTCCCGTGCGGTCTGCGGCTTTTGCCACTGAGCTGGCGCAGGTGGCCCAAACTCCCTGGACGGAAGGAAACGCCATCCAGACACTGGAAAATGGTGGAAACTACTACCCGGCCATGCTGAAGGCGATGCGGGAGGCGCGCAAGACCATCACGTTTGAGTCCTACGTCTGTGTGGACAGCGAACCGACGCGCAAGTTTACCCAGATGTTTGTCGACCGCGCCCGTGATGGGGTGCGCGTTCATGTTATTCTGGATGCCTTTGGCTGCTCCAAGTACGGCGAGGCGAATCTACAGGCCATGAGGGAGGCCGGGGTCGAGCTGCATCTTTACCGTCCCATGAATGTGCTGCTGCCCTGGCGGTTCATCCACCGCACGCACCGCCGGGTTTTGGTGGCGGATGGCAAGGTGGGCTACATGGGCGGCGCGGGCTGGGCCTATTGCTGGGACAGCCATGCGGAAAATGTGCATCGCTGGCGCGACACGCAGTATGAGCTGCGCGGGCCTGTGGTGGCGCAGCTTCAGGACAACTTCAATGACAACTGGGAAGAGATGACCAGGAAACGGCTGGCCGGCCCCGACTATTATCCGCCGCTGGCTGCCGCCGGGAAGCTGAAGGCGCAGATGGCGCTGGGTTCCCCTGAGAAGCTGGGGGACACCCTGGGCAGCACCTACCTGCTGGCTTTTCGGGCTGCGCAGAAATCCATCGTCATCGCCCATGCCTATTTCATCCCGAATGCACCGCTGATGGAGGCCCTGCTGGATGCGCGCAAACGTGGTGTGCAGGTGCAGATTGTCATCCCAGGCAAGCACATCGACTTCCCGGCTTCACGTTCGGTCAATACCCGCTACCTGCGCACGCTGCTGGCAGCCGGGGCGGAACTGCATGAGTTCCAGCCCACGATGACGCATGGCAAGCTGGTCATTGTGGATGGCCACCTGAGCATTGCTGGCTCCACGAACCTGGATCAACGGTCTTTTTTCATCAATGATGAGAACAATCTGAACGTGTTGGATGACGGCTTCAGCGCGCGCCAGAGGGAGATGGTCGGGCGCGACCTGCGCCGCAGCAAAAGGCTGGAGCGCAAGGACCTCAACCTGCCCCTGAGCCGCCGCCTGCAGGGGGCTTTCTGCCGCCTCTTCGAGTATCAGATGTGA
- a CDS encoding Fe2+-dependent dioxygenase, which yields MLLTIPDVLTPDQIAHARQLLDATDWVDGKTTTGYQSAKAKDNLQLPESSPVARELGDMILAALSQNPLFVAAALPLRILPPMFNRYAGGQSFGTHVDNAIRQIPYSPVRIRTDLSATLFFSDPEEYEGGELCIEDLYGVKTVKLPPGHMVLYPSTSLHHVTPVTRGARVCSFFWLQSMIRDNGQRSLLFDLDLSIQRLAQELAGNPVAEKTSVQLTGVYHNLLRQWAEM from the coding sequence ATGCTCCTCACCATTCCAGACGTCCTCACGCCAGACCAGATCGCCCATGCTCGGCAATTGCTCGATGCCACGGACTGGGTGGATGGCAAGACCACCACGGGCTATCAGTCCGCCAAAGCCAAGGACAACCTGCAGCTTCCCGAAAGCAGCCCCGTGGCAAGGGAGCTGGGAGACATGATCCTGGCTGCCCTTTCACAGAACCCTCTCTTCGTCGCCGCCGCTCTGCCCCTGCGCATCCTGCCGCCCATGTTCAATCGCTATGCGGGCGGTCAATCCTTCGGTACGCATGTGGACAACGCTATTCGCCAGATACCCTATTCACCTGTGCGCATCCGCACCGATCTCAGCGCCACTCTCTTTTTCTCTGACCCGGAAGAGTATGAAGGGGGCGAGCTCTGCATTGAAGACCTTTATGGAGTGAAGACCGTGAAGCTGCCGCCAGGCCACATGGTTCTTTATCCCTCCACCAGCCTGCATCACGTCACTCCCGTCACTCGCGGTGCCCGCGTATGCTCGTTTTTCTGGCTGCAAAGCATGATCCGCGACAATGGCCAGAGGTCACTCTTGTTTGACCTCGATCTCTCCATCCAGCGCCTTGCCCAGGAACTCGCCGGAAATCCCGTGGCTGAAAAGACCAGCGTTCAGCTCACCGGTGTGTATCACAATCTGCTCCGCCAATGGGCTGAAATGTAA
- a CDS encoding TonB-dependent siderophore receptor, with protein sequence MKLTPSPIRFLPQGLAWTSTLGLLGSLAAQTAAPAPAPETKPKGEASAELPEVVVTAETEKLYKPERLQSPKYTEPLRDVPQTITVIPKAVIEDRGAFSLRDVLRNTPGISMQAGEGGGGLPGDNLSIRGFNARGDMYQDGMRDTGSYNRDPFNTEQVEVAKGPSSTTSGRGATGGSINLSTKMANQQRGGSISQSFGTDNLYRTTVDYNQPISDHMALRVNGLYHSADTPGRDIANQERYGLAASLALGLGTDTRLFLNYQHLTENNIPDYGIPWVPSNGTFSGSGTRLNNYGDQAPPVDFDSFYGRENTDFEDVQSDILTAILEHDFSDDLKLRNVLRYGRTYRNSVITAPRFFDTVPTAQIPDPANPGQTINDPATVGNQYTSSLNRQLQAREQTQEILSIQTILTANFETGLLKHALVTGMELSWERQVNANAATPNAQLAPHRTDIFDPNLNDSIYRGRPVLPGGAESHLDTFSLYAFDTIEITRFVELSGGIRYDHLEYDSRGPNGTAGFGGSDDLISWKAGINVKPVENGSIYFAYGTSFNPSIDTNTGLGLTAANAQLSPEENRNYELGTKWDLLDERLSLSAALFRSEKTNARTTDAILGTALAGDQVVQGVEFGLAGQITDKWSIFAGYAYMESEVRDSFVVAELGQSLGNTPDHSFNIWTTYNLPFRVQVGFGAQYVGDRQNGNSNTSRTAPGYWTCDAMLNYQVNDKFNVRLNVYNLADERYIDRVGGGHFVPGAGRSAALTASYKF encoded by the coding sequence ATGAAACTCACTCCCTCCCCCATCCGCTTCTTGCCACAGGGCCTTGCCTGGACCTCCACTCTCGGTCTCCTCGGCAGCCTCGCAGCGCAGACGGCGGCTCCCGCCCCAGCTCCGGAAACCAAGCCCAAAGGCGAAGCCTCAGCCGAGCTGCCTGAAGTCGTCGTCACCGCCGAAACCGAAAAACTCTATAAGCCGGAGCGCCTCCAGTCGCCGAAATACACGGAGCCGCTTCGCGATGTTCCCCAGACCATCACCGTGATTCCCAAGGCCGTGATCGAAGACCGGGGCGCATTCAGCCTCCGCGACGTGCTGCGCAACACCCCTGGCATCTCCATGCAGGCCGGTGAAGGCGGCGGCGGTCTCCCAGGAGACAATCTTTCCATTCGTGGCTTCAACGCCCGTGGCGACATGTACCAGGATGGCATGCGCGACACCGGCTCGTATAACCGCGATCCCTTCAACACCGAACAGGTGGAAGTGGCCAAAGGCCCCTCCTCCACAACCAGCGGACGTGGTGCCACAGGGGGGTCCATCAACCTGTCCACCAAAATGGCCAACCAGCAGCGCGGTGGCAGTATCTCCCAATCCTTTGGCACGGACAACCTCTACCGCACCACGGTGGACTACAACCAGCCCATCTCTGACCACATGGCCCTGCGTGTGAACGGATTGTACCACAGCGCCGATACCCCAGGGCGCGACATCGCCAACCAGGAGCGTTATGGCCTTGCCGCCTCCCTGGCCCTGGGTCTGGGCACGGATACCCGCCTGTTCCTGAACTACCAGCACCTGACGGAAAACAACATTCCAGATTATGGTATCCCGTGGGTGCCCTCCAATGGAACCTTCAGCGGCAGCGGCACACGACTGAATAACTACGGTGACCAAGCTCCCCCAGTGGACTTCGACAGTTTCTATGGCCGTGAAAACACCGACTTTGAAGACGTCCAGAGTGACATCCTAACGGCTATCTTAGAACACGATTTCTCAGATGATCTCAAGCTGAGAAACGTCCTGCGATATGGACGAACCTATCGCAACTCGGTCATTACGGCTCCTCGATTTTTTGATACGGTACCTACTGCTCAAATTCCCGATCCAGCCAACCCAGGCCAGACCATTAATGATCCGGCAACAGTCGGCAACCAGTACACCAGCAGCCTCAACCGTCAGTTGCAAGCGCGCGAGCAGACCCAGGAAATCCTGTCCATCCAGACGATCCTGACTGCCAACTTTGAAACAGGCCTGCTCAAGCATGCCTTGGTCACTGGCATGGAGCTAAGCTGGGAACGTCAGGTGAATGCTAACGCGGCGACTCCAAATGCCCAACTTGCACCTCATAGAACGGATATCTTTGATCCAAATCTGAACGACAGTATTTACCGGGGCCGCCCAGTGCTGCCAGGCGGTGCCGAATCGCACCTGGACACGTTCTCCCTGTATGCCTTCGACACTATCGAGATCACCCGCTTTGTGGAACTTAGCGGTGGCATCCGCTATGACCACCTGGAGTATGATTCCCGCGGCCCCAATGGCACGGCCGGATTTGGTGGCTCTGACGACCTCATTTCGTGGAAGGCAGGCATCAACGTCAAGCCAGTTGAAAACGGCAGTATCTATTTTGCCTACGGCACCTCGTTCAACCCTTCCATTGACACGAACACAGGCCTGGGCCTGACCGCCGCCAACGCCCAGCTCAGCCCTGAGGAAAACCGCAACTACGAACTCGGAACCAAGTGGGACCTCCTTGACGAGCGCCTTTCCCTTAGCGCGGCTCTGTTCCGCTCCGAGAAAACCAACGCCCGAACCACAGACGCGATCCTGGGTACCGCGCTGGCGGGTGATCAAGTGGTGCAAGGTGTGGAATTTGGCCTAGCCGGTCAAATCACTGACAAATGGAGTATCTTTGCTGGTTATGCATACATGGAGAGCGAAGTGCGTGACTCCTTCGTGGTGGCCGAACTGGGGCAGTCCCTGGGCAACACTCCCGACCACTCCTTCAACATCTGGACCACCTACAATCTGCCCTTCCGTGTGCAGGTCGGTTTCGGTGCCCAGTATGTGGGGGACCGCCAGAACGGCAATTCGAACACCTCCCGCACGGCTCCAGGCTACTGGACCTGCGACGCCATGCTGAACTACCAGGTCAATGACAAGTTCAACGTCCGTCTGAATGTCTACAACCTGGCTGACGAACGCTACATCGACCGCGTCGGTGGTGGTCACTTCGTCCCAGGCGCAGGCCGCTCGGCCGCGCTCACAGCCAGCTACAAATTCTAA